The following nucleotide sequence is from Thermus thermamylovorans.
GGCCCCGCCTAAGAGGGGGCCTAAGGGGGCCAGGGCTCCGCTCAGGAAGAGAAAGCCTCCCGCCACCCGGCCCCGAAGCTCCGGGGGGGCCTGGCTCAGGCGCACCGCCCCGGCCACCGCGCCGAAGAGGGCGCCCCCAGCCCCCAGGAGAAAGGTCAAACCCGCGAGGAGGGGCCAGGGGGGAAGCAGGGCGGTCCCCAGGAGGCCTAGCCCCGCGAGGCCCAGGGCGAGCCTCAGGGTACCTCCTTCTCTTAACCGCCCCAGGACCGCCCCTACCAAGAGCCCTCCCAAGGCCCCCCCGAGGCTCTGGACTGCGCCCAGGAGGCCCAGGATCCAGGAGACCTCCCCCAGGCTCCGCAGAACCACAAAGGGCAGGAGGCCGGCGAAGAAGGCGTAGGCCAGGCCCAGGAGGGCCTCCTGGAGCAGGAGAGGACGGAGGGAGGGGCTTTCCCAAAGGAAGCGCAAGCCCAAGAGGCTTCCCCCCTCTGGTCTCACCGAGGATCTTGGGGGCAGGGGAAGGGCGCGGTAGAGCCCGGCCGCGAGGAAGAGGAGCCCGCTTCCCAGGCCGACGGTCCAGGGGCGGCTTCGGGTGAAGAGGAGACCTGCGGCCAGATCGGAAAGGGCGTCGGCAGCGGCATAGAAGGCCCCCAGCTGCCCCC
It contains:
- a CDS encoding MFS transporter codes for the protein GHLADRWPRGRLLLLAALGQGGLTLALLPLLSAPSPLPLYLLGFLFAFLEALRMVAAGALLADLLPKEALARARGQLGAFYAAADALSDLAAGLLFTRSRPWTVGLGSGLLFLAAGLYRALPLPPRSSVRPEGGSLLGLRFLWESPSLRPLLLQEALLGLAYAFFAGLLPFVVLRSLGEVSWILGLLGAVQSLGGALGGLLVGAVLGRLREGGTLRLALGLAGLGLLGTALLPPWPLLAGLTFLLGAGGALFGAVAGAVRLSQAPPELRGRVAGGFLFLSGALAPLGPLLGGALAGVALPLPFLLAGGLLLALAPWAGRGWR